A single window of Narcine bancroftii isolate sNarBan1 chromosome 13, sNarBan1.hap1, whole genome shotgun sequence DNA harbors:
- the LOC138747953 gene encoding ankyrin repeat and SOCS box protein 13-like isoform X1, whose amino-acid sequence MEVGDTGTVVQRGMGDISFWADRTPVHEAVKAGHVCKLKQLIENGACVNVVTVDSITPLHEASLRGQLQCAQMLLAAGAEIEARNIDGSTPLCDACAVGSIECVKLLLTYGANVNPLNFTASPLHEACMIGSAECMKVLIDVGANLEAYDCHFGTPLHVACTKPHIDCAKVLLNAGANVNGAKLHETALHLAAKAKDVDLIQMLIDYGANVYAADNRGRLPLDYTQLGSCSAECLKYYQSTPMSLKHHCRLTLRRVLGPRRLHEIHQLNIAPRLISYLCYD is encoded by the exons GTTTCTGGGCTGACCGTACCCCTGTCCATGAAGCAGTAAAAGCAGGCCATGTGTGTAAGCTGAAACAACTCATTGAAAATGGAGCCTGTGTAAATGTGGTTACTGTGGATTCTATAACTCCACTGCATGAGGCAAGCCTCCGGGGGCAACTCCAGTGTGCACAGATGCTGCTggctgcaggtgcagag ATCGAAGCAAGAAATATCGATGGGAGCACTCCACTTTGTGACGCCTGTGCTGTTGGTAGCATTGAATGTGTGAAGTTGCTGTTGACCTATGGAGCAAACGTGAACCCACTCAACTTCACAGCATCGCCACTCCATGAAGCCTGTATGATCG GTAGTGCAGAGTGTATGAAAGTGCTCATTGACGTTGGGGCAAACCTGGAGGCTTACGACTGCCACTTTGGAACGCCGTTGCACGTGGCTTGTACAAAGCCGCACATTGATTGTGCAAAGGTTTTGCTTAATGCAG GGGCAAACGTGAATGGGGCTAAACTCCACGAAACTGCCCTACATCTTGCTGCCAAAGCAAAGGATGTGGATTTGATCCAAATGCTCATTGACTACGGAGCCAATGTTTATGCAGCGGACAATCGGGGACGGTTACCTTTGGACTACACTCAGTTGGGATCCTGCTCTGCAGAGTGCCTGAAGTATTACCAGA GTACACCAATGAGCTTGAAACACCACTGCAGGCTGACCCTGAGGAGAGTGCTTGGTCCTCGAAGATTACATGAAATCCATCAGTTAAACATAGCCCCAAGACTCATCAGCTATCTCTGCTATGACTGA
- the LOC138747953 gene encoding ankyrin repeat and SOCS box protein 13-like isoform X2, with product MKSDSCKGNWQMTSFWADRTPVHEAVKAGHVCKLKQLIENGACVNVVTVDSITPLHEASLRGQLQCAQMLLAAGAEIEARNIDGSTPLCDACAVGSIECVKLLLTYGANVNPLNFTASPLHEACMIGSAECMKVLIDVGANLEAYDCHFGTPLHVACTKPHIDCAKVLLNAGANVNGAKLHETALHLAAKAKDVDLIQMLIDYGANVYAADNRGRLPLDYTQLGSCSAECLKYYQSTPMSLKHHCRLTLRRVLGPRRLHEIHQLNIAPRLISYLCYD from the exons ATGAAGAGTGACAGCTGCAAGGGGAATTGGCAAATGACAa GTTTCTGGGCTGACCGTACCCCTGTCCATGAAGCAGTAAAAGCAGGCCATGTGTGTAAGCTGAAACAACTCATTGAAAATGGAGCCTGTGTAAATGTGGTTACTGTGGATTCTATAACTCCACTGCATGAGGCAAGCCTCCGGGGGCAACTCCAGTGTGCACAGATGCTGCTggctgcaggtgcagag ATCGAAGCAAGAAATATCGATGGGAGCACTCCACTTTGTGACGCCTGTGCTGTTGGTAGCATTGAATGTGTGAAGTTGCTGTTGACCTATGGAGCAAACGTGAACCCACTCAACTTCACAGCATCGCCACTCCATGAAGCCTGTATGATCG GTAGTGCAGAGTGTATGAAAGTGCTCATTGACGTTGGGGCAAACCTGGAGGCTTACGACTGCCACTTTGGAACGCCGTTGCACGTGGCTTGTACAAAGCCGCACATTGATTGTGCAAAGGTTTTGCTTAATGCAG GGGCAAACGTGAATGGGGCTAAACTCCACGAAACTGCCCTACATCTTGCTGCCAAAGCAAAGGATGTGGATTTGATCCAAATGCTCATTGACTACGGAGCCAATGTTTATGCAGCGGACAATCGGGGACGGTTACCTTTGGACTACACTCAGTTGGGATCCTGCTCTGCAGAGTGCCTGAAGTATTACCAGA GTACACCAATGAGCTTGAAACACCACTGCAGGCTGACCCTGAGGAGAGTGCTTGGTCCTCGAAGATTACATGAAATCCATCAGTTAAACATAGCCCCAAGACTCATCAGCTATCTCTGCTATGACTGA